One Schistocerca piceifrons isolate TAMUIC-IGC-003096 chromosome 11, iqSchPice1.1, whole genome shotgun sequence genomic window carries:
- the LOC124719961 gene encoding phosphatidylinositol N-acetylglucosaminyltransferase subunit P isoform X1: protein MPEHTPAPTPARAVYGFVLYLASVTSAALFLLWAYVPPDVASSLGLSYLPQRYWAVALPVHLCVGLALFAFFFYPGLGLAMTPALSDPQTVGDGRGRGTRNAAPAPGAVPPVGDLHVSEVCRHLYLGGQSG from the exons ATGCCCGAGCACACCCCGGCACCGACACCGGCGCGTGCCGTCTACGGGTTCGTCTTGTACCTGGCATCCGTCACGTCAGCCGCACTCTTCCTGCTGTGGGCGTACGTGCCGCCGGACGTGGCATCTTCGCTCGGTCTCAG CTACCTGCCGCAGCGCTACTGGGCCGTCGCCCTGCCGGTGCACCTGTGCGTCGGGCTGGCGCTGTTCGCATTCTTCTTCTACCCCGGACTGGGTCTGGCGATGACGCCCGCCCTCTCTGACCCGCAGACTGTCGGGGACGGGCGAGGCCGCGGAACGCGCAACGCCGCACCTGCGCCCGGTGCCGTACCCCCGGTGGGAGACCTACACGTCTCCGAG GTGTGCCGCCACCTGTACCTCGGGGGGCAGAGCGGCTGA
- the LOC124719961 gene encoding uncharacterized protein LOC124719961 isoform X2 yields the protein MPEHTPAPTPARAVYGFVLYLASVTSAALFLLWAYVPPDVASSLGLRCAATCTSGGRAADSRGVELGRRCLAESRPEVCQARGASTAGVVVWWTLVEHVFMFRQKCKIVLKAIDKGCLV from the exons ATGCCCGAGCACACCCCGGCACCGACACCGGCGCGTGCCGTCTACGGGTTCGTCTTGTACCTGGCATCCGTCACGTCAGCCGCACTCTTCCTGCTGTGGGCGTACGTGCCGCCGGACGTGGCATCTTCGCTCGGTCTCAG GTGTGCCGCCACCTGTACCTCGGGGGGCAGAGCGGCTGACAGCCGGGGCGTGGAGCTGGGCCGGAGGTGCCTCGCCGAGTCGCGTCCTGAAGTTTGCCAGGCGAGAGGAGCTTCAACCGCTGGTGTTGTTGTGTGGTGGACTCTTGTGGAGCACGTGTTTATGTTCAGACAAAAGTGTAAAATTGTTCTAAAGGCTATTGATAAAGGTTGTCTTGTGTGA